One Sodalinema gerasimenkoae IPPAS B-353 DNA segment encodes these proteins:
- a CDS encoding SH3 domain-containing protein — protein MKFPLAFLPLALTTALMGGNAAIAQSYPNDAHVCTPGPRLNLREAPGGRVLTILDNQTSIERVAPPAGNWQPVAASDYRGYVWSEYVCDGDADEPVAQQPARTARFQPAMCPDVSLARNVVAPDGLNVHRSNNPNSEIVRFLSEGAAIILGSTNPSMDEAGHIWLPVEQPAMGYIRVGRDGVVDKIGNCTRFYSNDNNN, from the coding sequence ATGAAATTTCCTCTTGCTTTTCTTCCCCTAGCTCTGACAACTGCATTAATGGGGGGTAATGCGGCGATCGCTCAGTCTTATCCTAACGACGCTCATGTCTGCACCCCTGGCCCCCGCTTGAACCTGCGGGAAGCCCCCGGAGGTCGGGTATTGACCATTCTCGACAATCAGACCTCCATCGAGCGAGTTGCCCCCCCAGCCGGGAACTGGCAGCCGGTAGCGGCTTCGGACTATCGTGGCTATGTTTGGTCGGAGTATGTCTGTGATGGGGACGCCGATGAGCCAGTGGCTCAACAACCCGCGAGGACAGCACGATTTCAACCGGCGATGTGTCCCGATGTGAGTTTAGCGCGGAATGTGGTCGCTCCCGATGGTCTGAATGTCCATCGCTCCAATAATCCCAACAGTGAGATTGTCCGATTTCTCAGTGAAGGGGCCGCGATTATTCTCGGGAGTACCAACCCCAGCATGGATGAAGCGGGTCATATCTGGTTACCTGTTGAACAGCCAGCCATGGGCTATATTCGCGTGGGACGGGACGGGGTGGTTGATAAGATTGGGAACTGTACCCGTTTCTATTCCAACGACAACAACAACTAA